Proteins co-encoded in one Nonomuraea helvata genomic window:
- a CDS encoding GlxA family transcriptional regulator, protein MSLHRVVALVTPPQSPFELACAFEVFGIAPPDAPPRYSFRVCAEHPGLLSTGAGYTMLVEAGLSALGEADTVVVPGRQPPDAPVLPDVIEALRGAHRRGARIVAICTGAFVLAQAGLLDGRRATTHWRSADRFAAAFPEVHVDPDVLFVDHGDVATSAGTGAGIDLCLHLVRSDHGAAYASQIARRMVLPPHREGSQLQYAAQPAPAKTDESLAPLLEWATSHLDSRLTLDHLAERAGLSSRTLARRFTEQLGTSPGQWLLGQRLDAARILLEQTDLPVEAIATRVGLASAANLRRRFRAHLGTTPGAYRRTFSQT, encoded by the coding sequence ATGTCGCTTCATCGCGTGGTGGCCCTGGTCACCCCGCCGCAGTCGCCCTTCGAGCTGGCCTGTGCCTTCGAGGTCTTCGGTATCGCCCCGCCGGACGCGCCGCCCCGCTACAGCTTCCGGGTCTGCGCCGAGCATCCCGGACTCCTATCGACCGGCGCCGGCTACACGATGCTCGTCGAGGCGGGGCTGTCCGCTTTAGGGGAGGCGGACACCGTGGTCGTCCCCGGCCGGCAGCCTCCCGACGCCCCTGTGTTGCCGGACGTCATCGAGGCGCTGCGAGGCGCCCACCGGCGCGGGGCGAGGATCGTTGCGATCTGCACGGGAGCGTTCGTCCTCGCACAAGCCGGACTGCTCGACGGCCGCCGCGCCACCACCCACTGGCGCAGCGCCGACCGGTTCGCCGCCGCCTTCCCTGAGGTGCACGTGGATCCGGACGTGCTCTTCGTCGACCACGGCGACGTGGCGACCAGTGCCGGGACCGGCGCGGGCATCGACCTATGCCTGCACCTGGTGCGCTCCGACCACGGGGCGGCGTACGCCTCCCAGATCGCCCGGCGCATGGTCCTGCCGCCGCACCGGGAGGGCAGCCAGCTCCAGTACGCCGCACAGCCCGCACCGGCCAAGACGGACGAGTCGTTGGCGCCACTGCTGGAGTGGGCCACCTCCCACCTCGACAGCAGACTGACCCTCGACCACCTCGCCGAACGCGCCGGCCTGTCCAGCCGAACCCTCGCCCGGAGGTTCACCGAACAGCTCGGCACCAGCCCGGGACAGTGGCTGCTCGGCCAGCGCCTTGATGCTGCACGGATACTGCTGGAACAGACCGACCTTCCGGTGGAAGCCATCGCCACCCGGGTCGGACTCGCCTCGGCGGCCAACCTGCGCCGCCGGTTCCGGGCGCATCTCGGCACCACACCCGGCGCTTACCGGCGGACCTTCAGCCAAACCTGA
- a CDS encoding alpha/beta hydrolase, giving the protein MSEIIESTLLRTEIQIDGEPASYLTVEQDGPAVLLLHGTYWSRVWLPVMDHLGTAGLRPIAVDLPGLGRSGGELTLETGTVPALADWVARFASALKLSGPIAVAGHDIGGAVAQHLLVHDRLEVSRLALVNSVTYDSWPVSSVARFRDPVVVAATTADEILTARRQAVTQALAGAATEQRITDYLDPWTDARVRRSWMAMVGAADNRYTRDLVPALRQNATPKLLIWGEDDGFQKVEYAERFASEIPHTQLIRIPDAGHIPTENAPGQIARALVDFFTA; this is encoded by the coding sequence ATGAGCGAAATCATCGAATCGACGTTGCTGCGGACCGAGATCCAGATCGACGGCGAGCCGGCCAGCTACCTGACCGTGGAGCAGGACGGCCCCGCCGTGCTCCTGCTGCACGGAACCTACTGGAGCCGGGTCTGGCTCCCGGTGATGGACCACCTGGGCACGGCGGGGCTGCGGCCCATAGCGGTTGACCTCCCCGGACTTGGGCGCTCGGGAGGCGAACTCACCCTGGAAACGGGCACAGTCCCAGCCCTCGCGGACTGGGTGGCGCGCTTCGCCTCCGCGCTGAAGCTCTCCGGGCCGATCGCCGTAGCGGGTCATGACATCGGCGGCGCCGTCGCTCAGCACCTCCTCGTCCACGACCGGCTGGAGGTGTCTCGGTTGGCATTGGTCAACTCGGTCACCTACGACTCCTGGCCGGTGTCCAGCGTGGCCCGATTCCGAGACCCGGTGGTCGTCGCCGCGACCACCGCCGACGAGATTCTCACCGCCCGCCGACAAGCCGTGACACAAGCGCTGGCCGGTGCCGCCACGGAGCAGCGGATCACGGACTATCTGGACCCGTGGACCGATGCGCGGGTTCGCCGCTCCTGGATGGCCATGGTGGGCGCAGCCGACAACCGCTACACCCGGGATCTCGTCCCCGCCCTGCGACAGAACGCGACACCCAAGCTGCTGATCTGGGGCGAGGACGACGGCTTCCAGAAGGTGGAGTACGCTGAGCGGTTCGCCTCGGAGATCCCGCATACCCAACTTATACGCATCCCGGATGCAGGACACATCCCCACGGAAAACGCGCCCGGCCAGATCGCACGCGCACTCGTTGACTTCTTCACGGCATAG
- a CDS encoding carboxymuconolactone decarboxylase family protein, with the protein MTPSPEAFRRARADGNERLRGSGSLFESFFALDGAAYAPGALPVSVKELLGLVVSVMKDCEECVYYHLERCDEERVARDQVVEALQIALIGGGSVTIPLLRRAVSYMEKLPNLGDGRA; encoded by the coding sequence GTGACGCCTTCTCCGGAAGCGTTCCGCCGGGCCAGAGCCGACGGAAATGAGCGCCTGCGCGGCAGCGGCTCGTTGTTCGAATCCTTCTTCGCATTGGACGGAGCAGCGTACGCGCCCGGCGCCCTGCCCGTCTCGGTCAAGGAACTGCTCGGCCTCGTGGTGTCCGTGATGAAGGACTGCGAGGAATGCGTCTACTACCACCTCGAACGATGTGACGAAGAGCGGGTCGCTCGTGATCAGGTGGTCGAGGCGCTGCAGATCGCCCTCATAGGAGGCGGGTCGGTCACCATTCCGCTCCTTCGCCGGGCCGTCTCTTACATGGAGAAACTCCCGAACCTCGGCGATGGGAGAGCGTAA
- a CDS encoding multicopper oxidase family protein has translation MPPLLHPKPGKDGVRRFELSMQAGQTQILAGKQTPTWGFNGTFLGPTLRASRGDKVQMAVRNQLPEVSTVHWHGMRLPARMDGGPHQPIEPGTVWTPHWTIDQPAATSWYHPHPHGTTAQHVYRGLAGMFILDDDLDLDLPADYGVNDFPLILQDKKFAADGSFDGDPLKGTFGILGDHILVNGTFNPHLTVTTERVRFRVLNGSNARMYTLAFADKRRFHVVANDGGLLSTPVEVEAFSLTPGERAEIIVAFAPREQVVLRTTDNGVDIGKGDFDLLKLIAADELKPTPDIPARLVPLTPITAPAGAKVRRFKLSGHDAINGKEMNMARIDEVVPAGATEIWEIENNVYSHNFHIHEVAFQVLEIDGSAPPAYAVGYKDTVYVPSKSVVRLAVQFGSFTDAASPYMYHCHILRHEDSGMMGQFVIVKPGTESQVNLTIPTHTGH, from the coding sequence GTGCCCCCGCTGCTTCACCCCAAGCCGGGCAAGGACGGCGTACGGCGCTTCGAACTGTCCATGCAGGCGGGCCAGACGCAGATCCTGGCCGGCAAACAGACACCCACCTGGGGCTTCAACGGAACCTTCCTCGGTCCGACACTGCGCGCCAGCCGCGGCGACAAGGTCCAGATGGCCGTACGCAATCAGCTACCCGAGGTCAGCACCGTGCACTGGCACGGTATGCGCCTGCCGGCCCGAATGGACGGCGGCCCGCACCAGCCCATCGAGCCAGGCACTGTCTGGACGCCGCACTGGACGATCGACCAGCCTGCTGCCACCTCGTGGTATCACCCACATCCCCACGGCACCACTGCTCAGCACGTCTACCGCGGCCTGGCCGGAATGTTCATCCTCGACGACGACCTCGATCTCGATCTGCCCGCCGACTACGGTGTCAACGACTTCCCGCTGATCCTGCAGGACAAGAAGTTCGCCGCCGACGGCTCCTTCGACGGCGACCCGCTCAAGGGCACCTTCGGCATCCTGGGCGACCACATCCTCGTCAACGGTACCTTCAACCCTCACCTGACCGTCACCACCGAGCGCGTACGTTTCCGCGTGCTCAACGGGTCCAACGCCCGGATGTACACCCTGGCTTTCGCCGACAAGCGCCGCTTCCACGTCGTCGCCAACGACGGCGGCCTGCTCAGTACCCCGGTCGAGGTTGAGGCGTTCTCACTCACCCCCGGCGAGCGCGCGGAGATCATCGTGGCCTTCGCGCCACGCGAGCAGGTGGTACTGCGCACCACCGACAACGGCGTCGACATCGGCAAGGGCGACTTCGACCTGCTGAAGCTCATCGCCGCCGACGAGCTCAAGCCGACCCCTGACATCCCCGCCCGCCTGGTCCCTCTGACTCCCATCACCGCACCCGCCGGCGCCAAGGTACGGCGCTTCAAGCTCAGCGGTCACGACGCCATCAACGGCAAGGAGATGAACATGGCGCGCATCGACGAGGTCGTGCCCGCCGGCGCCACCGAAATCTGGGAGATTGAGAACAATGTCTACTCCCACAACTTCCACATTCACGAGGTCGCCTTCCAGGTGCTGGAGATCGACGGCTCCGCGCCGCCCGCCTACGCCGTCGGCTACAAGGACACCGTCTACGTGCCGTCCAAGAGCGTCGTACGGCTCGCGGTCCAGTTCGGCAGCTTCACCGACGCTGCCTCACCGTACATGTACCACTGCCACATCCTCCGCCACGAGGACTCCGGCATGATGGGGCAATTCGTGATCGTCAAACCCGGTACCGAGAGTCAGGTGAACCTCACCATCCCCACCCACACAGGACATTGA
- a CDS encoding CU044_5270 family protein, giving the protein MDELRWVREWRTEVPEPGEKWIIPERRRLLMRMRGRRRTLGRRLLVVGALGAAAAIAVATFRPQSPTQGLAATPSVVQLDSGVVLARAAEVASRRESAPVPLPTQWRYTKTLDKQPNSDTIETSEHWMRYDGMQAADFGEDGRLHVGSEGNPLDPGDDDLSPQQYDAKLRTLPTDPRKLLAEVTGDRHWIEGAREEGVPKAVVSDDVRAYNVIMLYLSEYGSMPPRLEAAMFRALALIPGVQIEQGVSDAAGRSGLGVWREQPGDARPYRKYEILDPATYRYLGSRKVWLQDEMQPGVTEPIARKGAVLSTALLASMIVDRPGQRG; this is encoded by the coding sequence ATGGATGAGCTGCGATGGGTGCGCGAGTGGCGCACCGAGGTGCCCGAGCCCGGCGAGAAGTGGATCATCCCGGAGCGGCGGCGGCTGCTGATGCGGATGCGGGGGCGCAGGCGGACATTGGGGCGTCGTCTGCTCGTGGTCGGGGCGTTGGGGGCCGCCGCCGCGATCGCCGTGGCGACTTTTCGGCCGCAATCTCCCACTCAAGGGCTGGCGGCTACCCCCTCGGTCGTCCAACTTGACTCCGGTGTGGTGCTGGCCCGCGCCGCCGAGGTGGCGAGCAGGCGCGAGAGCGCCCCGGTGCCGCTGCCGACGCAGTGGCGTTACACCAAGACCCTGGACAAGCAGCCGAACTCGGACACGATCGAGACCAGTGAGCACTGGATGCGCTATGACGGCATGCAGGCCGCCGACTTCGGTGAGGACGGAAGACTGCACGTCGGCTCCGAGGGTAATCCCCTGGATCCGGGCGACGACGACCTGTCGCCGCAGCAGTACGACGCCAAGCTCCGCACACTGCCGACCGACCCGAGGAAGCTGCTGGCCGAGGTCACGGGTGACCGCCACTGGATCGAGGGAGCCCGTGAGGAGGGGGTGCCCAAGGCCGTCGTGTCCGACGACGTTCGGGCGTATAACGTGATCATGCTCTACCTGAGCGAGTACGGCTCGATGCCACCGCGACTGGAGGCTGCCATGTTCCGTGCTCTCGCGCTCATCCCAGGCGTCCAGATCGAGCAGGGTGTAAGCGACGCCGCCGGCCGCAGCGGGCTGGGCGTCTGGCGGGAGCAACCCGGCGATGCACGGCCCTACCGCAAATACGAGATTCTGGATCCTGCCACCTACCGCTACCTGGGCAGCCGGAAAGTCTGGCTACAGGATGAGATGCAGCCTGGCGTGACGGAACCCATCGCCCGCAAGGGAGCGGTGTTGAGCACGGCCCTACTGGCATCGATGATCGTGGACCGTCCCGGCCAGCGGGGCTGA
- a CDS encoding RNA polymerase sigma factor, which yields MIADESGRADDAELIRRSESDPEAFADLFNRHAPALRRYVARRLGPSLADDIVSDAFLAAFRRRGRYDLSHSDARPWLYGIAARLVSRHRRVEVRFYRALVRSGIDEIVEPYVERVDDRVAAQQAGLAAALMELSPRDREVLLLVAWADMSYEDVARALDIPVGTVRSRLNRARARTRQALGESDPAMMRKEPSDG from the coding sequence GTGATCGCCGACGAATCCGGCAGGGCCGATGACGCCGAGCTGATACGGCGCTCGGAGAGCGATCCGGAGGCCTTCGCTGACCTGTTCAACAGGCACGCACCCGCGTTGCGGCGCTATGTTGCCCGGCGGCTGGGTCCTTCCCTGGCCGACGACATCGTCTCCGACGCGTTTTTGGCCGCCTTCCGGCGTCGCGGCCGCTACGACCTGAGCCATTCTGACGCGCGGCCTTGGCTGTACGGCATCGCCGCCCGGCTCGTCAGCCGGCATCGGCGGGTGGAGGTCCGGTTCTACCGGGCGCTGGTCCGCAGCGGCATCGACGAGATCGTCGAGCCGTACGTCGAACGCGTCGACGACCGGGTGGCCGCGCAGCAGGCCGGACTGGCGGCGGCTCTGATGGAGCTGTCACCCCGGGACCGGGAGGTGTTGTTACTCGTAGCCTGGGCCGACATGTCGTATGAAGACGTGGCCCGCGCGCTGGACATTCCGGTCGGCACCGTCAGATCCCGCCTGAACCGGGCCCGGGCCAGGACACGCCAGGCGCTCGGCGAATCCGACCCCGCGATGATGCGAAAGGAGCCTTCGGATGGATGA
- a CDS encoding helix-turn-helix domain-containing protein, whose translation MTVRSVALALTDDVPIFEVAIPCEVFGRARLDLADPWPYDFTVCAAEPGRTTIGAGFVAGTVHGLEELATAHTVIVPACADVHDAQPPGLVAAVRAAHEAGARVVSLCSGAFVLAAAGLLNGRRATVHWLYADLLARRFPEVDVDPGVLYVDDGDVLTSAGTAAGLDLCLHLVRRDLGAGFANLLARRLVVPPHRSGGQAQYVETPLAERVDESLAPLLQWAVEHLDQPLTIADLARRQHVTPRTLIRRFHAATGTSPLRWLLAQRVRRARELLESTGEPLSRIAGLTGLGTEANLRHHFTRAVGVAPAHYRRTFSDRSPTSTRA comes from the coding sequence ATGACTGTGCGAAGCGTCGCCCTGGCTCTCACCGACGACGTGCCGATCTTTGAGGTTGCCATTCCGTGCGAGGTCTTCGGCCGGGCCCGTCTCGACCTGGCCGACCCGTGGCCCTACGACTTCACGGTGTGCGCGGCCGAACCTGGCCGCACCACGATCGGGGCGGGCTTCGTAGCCGGCACCGTGCACGGCCTGGAGGAGCTGGCCACGGCGCACACCGTGATCGTTCCCGCGTGCGCTGACGTTCACGATGCCCAGCCGCCCGGCCTAGTGGCGGCCGTGCGGGCGGCCCACGAGGCCGGGGCGCGGGTCGTTTCGCTCTGCTCGGGCGCGTTCGTGCTGGCCGCCGCGGGCCTGCTCAACGGGCGCCGTGCGACCGTCCACTGGTTGTACGCCGACCTGCTCGCGCGGCGCTTCCCCGAGGTGGACGTCGATCCCGGCGTCCTGTACGTGGACGACGGCGACGTGTTGACCAGCGCGGGCACCGCCGCCGGTTTGGACCTGTGTCTGCACCTGGTGCGCCGCGACTTGGGCGCCGGGTTTGCCAATCTGCTCGCCCGGCGGCTGGTCGTTCCCCCGCACCGGTCCGGCGGGCAGGCCCAGTATGTAGAGACACCGCTGGCCGAGCGGGTGGACGAAAGCCTGGCGCCGCTGCTCCAGTGGGCGGTGGAGCACCTCGACCAACCCCTCACCATCGCCGACTTGGCCCGCCGCCAGCACGTCACGCCGCGCACGCTGATTCGCCGCTTCCACGCGGCGACGGGCACCTCCCCGCTGCGGTGGCTGCTGGCCCAGCGGGTGCGGCGGGCGCGCGAGCTGCTGGAGTCGACGGGGGAGCCGCTCAGCCGCATCGCCGGTCTCACCGGCCTGGGCACCGAGGCCAACCTACGCCACCACTTCACCCGCGCTGTGGGCGTGGCGCCGGCACACTACCGCCGCACGTTCAGCGACCGGTCCCCAACCTCGACACGCGCCTGA
- a CDS encoding MFS transporter: protein MPENFNGRRWLVLAVVSAAQFLTVLDLWVANIALPTLRRDFAPATLADVSWILDVYAIVVAALLIPAGRVADSAGRRTCFLAGLVVFGAASLGCALAPTLPVLIAGRMAQAVGAAVLMPTSLGLALSAFPERERGTAVGVWAAVGAAAAGAGPVLGGLLVEWNWRWIFLINVPLVAVTVAAGPSILPRDGARRSGRRVGAVGALLVFGAVGLVCTALTELPAWPPVRTEGVLAAGLILAAGFAVHVARSANPVVSPQLFTSRAFRAGVAGLVAYYVGFAALLLGTTLLLTGPWRVPAVAAAAGIAPGPVAAGLLAPFSGRVAARFGRRGTILAGAALFAAAALWLLAGVGPVPAYLSVVLPAMVLWGLANGLIQPSLFAAADTAPPAELASGSALLSMARQLGSALGVAILVAALGTGPSADPTAFDRAWLVVLAAAVLTAAAALGAERRAELEVRTPAERGPVASGRRARP from the coding sequence ATGCCGGAAAACTTCAACGGGCGGCGCTGGCTGGTCCTAGCGGTAGTGTCGGCCGCCCAGTTCCTCACCGTGCTGGACCTGTGGGTGGCCAACATCGCCCTCCCGACGTTGCGACGCGACTTCGCCCCCGCGACGCTGGCGGACGTCTCGTGGATCCTGGACGTCTACGCCATCGTCGTCGCGGCCCTGCTCATCCCCGCCGGGCGAGTGGCCGACTCCGCCGGACGGCGCACCTGCTTCCTGGCCGGTCTCGTCGTATTCGGTGCGGCGTCACTCGGCTGCGCACTGGCGCCCACGCTGCCCGTGCTGATCGCCGGACGGATGGCGCAGGCCGTGGGCGCCGCCGTGCTGATGCCGACCTCGCTCGGACTGGCGCTGTCGGCCTTCCCCGAACGGGAGCGGGGCACCGCGGTCGGGGTGTGGGCGGCCGTCGGGGCGGCGGCGGCCGGTGCCGGGCCCGTACTCGGCGGGCTGCTCGTTGAGTGGAACTGGCGCTGGATCTTCCTCATCAACGTGCCCCTGGTCGCCGTCACCGTGGCGGCGGGGCCGTCGATCCTGCCACGGGACGGCGCCAGGCGATCCGGGCGGCGTGTCGGGGCCGTAGGAGCGCTTCTGGTGTTCGGGGCCGTCGGGCTGGTGTGCACGGCGCTGACCGAGCTGCCCGCCTGGCCACCGGTGCGTACGGAGGGGGTGCTGGCGGCCGGGCTGATCCTGGCGGCCGGGTTCGCGGTGCACGTCGCGCGCTCGGCGAATCCCGTGGTTTCGCCCCAGTTGTTCACCTCCCGCGCGTTCCGAGCCGGGGTGGCCGGGCTGGTCGCGTACTACGTCGGCTTCGCCGCACTCCTTCTCGGTACCACGCTGCTGCTGACCGGGCCATGGCGCGTCCCGGCCGTCGCGGCCGCGGCCGGCATCGCGCCGGGGCCTGTGGCCGCCGGCCTGCTCGCCCCCTTCTCGGGCCGGGTGGCCGCCCGCTTCGGGCGGCGCGGCACTATCCTGGCCGGTGCGGCGCTCTTCGCCGCGGCGGCCCTCTGGCTCCTGGCCGGCGTGGGCCCGGTGCCCGCCTACCTGTCCGTGGTGCTGCCGGCCATGGTGCTCTGGGGCCTGGCAAACGGACTCATTCAGCCGTCGTTGTTCGCCGCGGCCGACACCGCGCCGCCCGCCGAGCTGGCGTCGGGGTCCGCGTTGTTGTCGATGGCCCGCCAGCTCGGCTCGGCTCTGGGGGTGGCGATCCTGGTGGCCGCGCTGGGTACCGGCCCGAGTGCGGATCCGACGGCCTTCGACCGGGCCTGGCTCGTGGTCCTCGCCGCCGCGGTTTTGACCGCCGCCGCCGCGCTCGGCGCGGAGCGGCGCGCGGAATTGGAGGTACGCACTCCCGCCGAGCGCGGCCCGGTCGCCTCTGGCAGGCGGGCCCGGCCGTAG
- a CDS encoding branched-chain amino acid transaminase translates to MQTGHIWMDGTLVPWGEARVHVLSHALHYGTGVLEGTRAFDTGEGPAVFRLREHLERLHRSARILGMRVPYGVDELAEATLETVAANGHRACYIRHLVHRGYGELGLAARANPVVVSIATWEWETPASSVRLMTSSWRRNDQAAVPTAAKATGPYLNSVLAKAEAVEAGYDEAVLLNAAGQVSECTAANLFVVRAGRIGTPQASAGALEGITQDTVEHLAADLGMPVTRRDVMRSDLYGADEVFLCGTAAGVVPVRSVDGRDLAPPGPVTSALAAAYTEAVHGRDARYRHWLTPLRPRLAAGLHP, encoded by the coding sequence TTGCAGACAGGCCACATTTGGATGGACGGGACGCTGGTCCCGTGGGGCGAGGCCAGGGTGCACGTGCTCTCGCACGCCCTGCACTACGGCACCGGCGTGCTGGAGGGGACACGGGCGTTCGACACCGGTGAGGGCCCGGCCGTGTTCCGGCTGCGCGAGCACCTCGAACGCCTCCATCGCAGCGCCCGGATTCTCGGGATGCGGGTGCCGTACGGCGTGGACGAGCTGGCCGAGGCTACCCTGGAGACCGTCGCCGCCAACGGTCACCGCGCCTGCTACATCCGCCACCTGGTGCACCGCGGCTACGGCGAACTGGGGCTGGCGGCGCGTGCCAACCCGGTCGTGGTGTCGATCGCGACGTGGGAGTGGGAGACGCCGGCCTCCAGCGTACGGCTGATGACCAGCTCGTGGCGGCGCAACGACCAGGCGGCCGTGCCCACGGCCGCCAAGGCGACGGGCCCCTACCTCAACTCGGTGCTGGCCAAGGCTGAGGCGGTCGAGGCCGGCTACGACGAGGCGGTGCTGCTCAACGCGGCCGGGCAGGTCAGCGAGTGCACCGCCGCCAACCTGTTCGTGGTGCGCGCGGGCCGGATCGGCACGCCGCAGGCGAGCGCCGGGGCGCTGGAGGGCATTACGCAGGACACCGTCGAGCACCTGGCCGCCGACCTGGGAATGCCGGTGACCAGGCGCGACGTGATGCGCTCCGACCTCTACGGCGCCGACGAGGTGTTCCTGTGCGGCACCGCCGCAGGAGTGGTGCCGGTGCGATCGGTCGACGGGCGCGACCTGGCCCCGCCGGGCCCGGTGACGAGCGCGCTGGCCGCCGCCTACACCGAGGCCGTGCACGGCCGCGACGCGCGCTACCGGCACTGGCTGACCCCGCTGCGACCACGCCTGGCGGCCGGCCTGCACCCGTGA